In the Paramormyrops kingsleyae isolate MSU_618 chromosome 6, PKINGS_0.4, whole genome shotgun sequence genome, one interval contains:
- the LOC111855856 gene encoding tumor necrosis factor receptor superfamily member 14-like isoform X3, with protein MLWPKDFKRFIIGVIAFLMLLICNLCYSCNQAEYDIGGECCPVCPQGSRVYKHCTYTDEPNGLTKCKPCTVCDQGLGLKTVRACTHYSDTVCGVLEGHYCINPYNGGCRAANKHTACKPGQFIKQPGTEYTDTVCEDCSDNSYSDGSFTNCKPHTDCESRGLVTVKAGDQAADFECGEKNDTALTAGISVGVIAVIIMAAATYLLYKRQILYCTRARNKDQPPEGENMVPKPPEV; from the exons ATGCTGTGGCCTAAGGATTTTAAACGTTTCATAATTGGT GTGATTGCCTTCCTTATGCTTCTTATCTGTAATCTCTGCTATTCGTGTAACCAGGCTGAGTATGACATAGGTGGGGAGTGCTGTCCTGTGTGTCCTCAAG GAAGTAGAGTTTACAAACACTGTACATACACAGATGAGCCAAACGGTTTGACCAAATGCAAACCATGTACTGTCTGTGACCAGG GCCTTGGATTGAAAACAGTGAGGGCCTGTACACACTATTCAGATACAGTGTGTGGGGTCCTGGAAGGACACTATTGTATTAATCCTTATAATGGAGGGTGCAGGGCAGCCAATAAACACACAGCCTGCAAACCTGGACAGTTCATCAAACAGCCTG GAACAGAATACACTGATACAGTATGTGAAGACTGCAGTGATAATTCGTACTCTGATGGCTCTTTTACAAATTGCAAACCACATACAGA CTGTGAATCCAGAGGACTTGTCACAGTTAAAGCAGGAGACCAAGCAGCTGATTTTGAATGTGGAGAGAAAAATGACACTGCATTGACAGCTGGAATATCAGTAGGAGTAATAGCAGTAATCATAATGGCAGCAGCAACATACCTGTTATATAAAAGACAAATATTATATT gTACTCGGGCGCGGAATAAG GATCAACCCCCAGAAGGTGAAAATATGGTGCCAAAGCCGCCAGAA GTATAA
- the LOC111855856 gene encoding tumor necrosis factor receptor superfamily member 14-like isoform X1 yields MRMTLYTFVTINLRLRNQNTGVLSIVCVCKSIDAAFHIRATYLIILLLCVNYNPCYACGQAEYKIGDECCPMCHPGTRVYRHCKAWTSTSCAPCIGSTFNDQPSGLEVCSPCTVCDGGLGMKTVRACTPSSDTVCGVLEGHYCINPYKGGCRAANKHTACKPGQFITQPGTEYTDTVCEDCSDNSYSDGSFTNCKPHTDCESRGLVTVKAGDQAADFECGEKNDTALTAGISVGVIAVIIMAAATYLLYKRQILYCTRARNKDQPPEGENMVPKPPEV; encoded by the exons ATGCGAATGACACTTTACACATTTGTAACTATTAATCTGCGACTTCGAAATCAAAACACAGGTGTTCTGagtattgtctgtgtgtgcaaatcGATAGATGCAGCTTTTCACATCAGAGCT acATATTTAATTATTCTTCTTCTGTGTGTTAATTATAATCCCTGTTACGCATGCGGCCAGGCTGAATATAAAATCGGTGATGAGTGCTGTCCTATGTGTCACCCTG GAACTCGTGTCTACAGACATTGTAAAGCATGGACCAGCACTTCATGCGCTCCATGCATAGGTTCTACATTCAATGACCAGCCCAGTGGTCTTGAAGTGTGCAGCCCCTGTACAGTCTGTGATGGAG GCCTTGGCATGAAAACAGTGAGGGCATGTACACCCTCTTCAGATACAGTGTGTGGGGTCCTGGAAGGGCACTATTGTATTAATCCTTATAAGGGAGGGTGCAGGGCAGCCAATAAACACACAGCCTGCAAACCTGGACAGTTCATCACACAGCCTG GAACAGAATACACTGATACAGTATGTGAAGACTGCAGTGATAATTCGTACTCTGATGGCTCTTTTACAAATTGCAAACCACATACAGA CTGTGAATCCAGAGGACTTGTCACAGTTAAAGCAGGAGACCAAGCAGCTGATTTTGAATGTGGAGAGAAAAATGACACTGCATTGACAGCTGGAATATCAGTAGGAGTAATAGCAGTAATCATAATGGCAGCAGCAACATACCTGTTATATAAAAGACAAATATTATATT gTACTCGGGCGCGGAATAAG GATCAACCCCCAGAAGGTGAAAATATGGTGCCAAAGCCGCCAGAA GTATAA
- the LOC111855856 gene encoding tumor necrosis factor receptor superfamily member 14-like isoform X6 → MLWPKDFKRFIIGVIAFLMLLICNLCYSCNQAEYDIGGECCPVCPQGSRVYKHCTYTDEPNGLTKCKPCTVCDQGLGLKTVRACTHYSDTVCGVLEGHYCINPYNGGCRAANKHTACKPGQFIKQPGAEYIDTDCEDCSDNSYSNGSFTSCKSHTDCESKGLLAVKAGDRTSDSECSAANPVTTGSINNWNSILIFLFLIVNNFLL, encoded by the exons ATGCTGTGGCCTAAGGATTTTAAACGTTTCATAATTGGT GTGATTGCCTTCCTTATGCTTCTTATCTGTAATCTCTGCTATTCGTGTAACCAGGCTGAGTATGACATAGGTGGGGAGTGCTGTCCTGTGTGTCCTCAAG GAAGTAGAGTTTACAAACACTGTACATACACAGATGAGCCAAACGGTTTGACCAAATGCAAACCATGTACTGTCTGTGACCAGG GCCTTGGATTGAAAACAGTGAGGGCCTGTACACACTATTCAGATACAGTGTGTGGGGTCCTGGAAGGACACTATTGTATTAATCCTTATAATGGAGGGTGCAGGGCAGCCAATAAACACACAGCCTGCAAACCTGGACAGTTCATCAAACAGCCTG GAGCAGAATATATCGATACCGACTGTGAGGACTGCAGTGATAATTCATACTCTAATGGCTCTTTTACATCCTGCAAATCTCACACAGA CTGTGAATCCAAAGGACTTCTAGCAGTTAAAGCTGGAGACAGAACATCTGATTCTGAATGCAGTGCGGCCAATCCTGTTACTACGGGCAGCATTAATAACTGGAACAGTATACTGATATTCCTTTTTCTAATTGTGAACAATTTccttttatga
- the LOC111855716 gene encoding tumor necrosis factor receptor superfamily member 14-like — protein sequence MLWPKDFKGFMIGVIAILLLLICNLCYSCNQAEYDIGGECCPVCPQGDRVYKHCTGQSSTSCVPCVGLTYTDEPNGLTKCKPCTVCDQGLGLKTVRTCTSSSDTVCGVLEGHYCINPYKGGCRAANKHTACEPGQFIKQPGAEYIDTDCEDCSDNSYSNGSFTSCKPHTDCESKGLLAVKAGDRTSDSECSAANPVTTGSINNWNSILIFLFLIVNNFLL from the exons ATGCTGTGGCCTAAGGATTTTAAAGGTTTCATGATTGGT GTGATTGCCATCCTTCTGCTTCTTATCTGTAATCTCTGCTATTCGTGTAACCAGGCTGAGTATGACATAGGTGGTGAGTGCTGTCCTGTGTGTCCTCAAG GGGATAGAGTTTATAAACACTGTACAGGGCAGTCCAGCACTTCCTGTGTTCCATGTGTTGGTTTGACTTACACAGATGAGCCAAACGGTTTGACCAAATGCAAACCATGTACTGTCTGTGACCAGG GCCTTGGATTGAAAACAGTGAGGACATGTACATCATCTTCAGATACAGTGTGTGGGGTCCTGGAAGGACACTATTGTATTAATCCTTATAAGGGAGGGTGCAGGGCAGCCAATAAACACACAGCCTGTGAACCTGGACAATTCATCAAACAGCCTG GAGCAGAATATATCGATACCGACTGTGAGGACTGCAGTGATAATTCATACTCTAATGGCTCTTTCACATCCTGTAAACCACACACAGA CTGTGAATCCAAAGGACTTCTAGCAGTTAAAGCTGGAGACAGAACATCTGATTCTGAATGCAGTGCGGCCAATCCTGTTACTACGGGCAGCATTAATAACTGGAACAGTATACTGATATTCCTTTTTCTAATTGTGAACAATTTccttttatga
- the LOC111855856 gene encoding tumor necrosis factor receptor superfamily member 14-like isoform X4, whose translation MVIFCNNFKSCVIAFLMLLICNLCYSCNQAEYDIGGECCPVCPQGSRVYKHCTYTDEPNGLTKCKPCTVCDQGLGLKTVRACTHYSDTVCGVLEGHYCINPYNGGCRAANKHTACKPGQFIKQPGTEYTDTVCEDCSDNSYSDGSFTNCKPHTDCESRGLVTVKAGDQAADFECGEKNDTALTAGISVGVIAVIIMAAATYLLYKRQILYCTRARNKDQPPEGENMVPKPPEV comes from the exons atggttatttTTTGCAACAATTTCAAATCTTGT GTGATTGCCTTCCTTATGCTTCTTATCTGTAATCTCTGCTATTCGTGTAACCAGGCTGAGTATGACATAGGTGGGGAGTGCTGTCCTGTGTGTCCTCAAG GAAGTAGAGTTTACAAACACTGTACATACACAGATGAGCCAAACGGTTTGACCAAATGCAAACCATGTACTGTCTGTGACCAGG GCCTTGGATTGAAAACAGTGAGGGCCTGTACACACTATTCAGATACAGTGTGTGGGGTCCTGGAAGGACACTATTGTATTAATCCTTATAATGGAGGGTGCAGGGCAGCCAATAAACACACAGCCTGCAAACCTGGACAGTTCATCAAACAGCCTG GAACAGAATACACTGATACAGTATGTGAAGACTGCAGTGATAATTCGTACTCTGATGGCTCTTTTACAAATTGCAAACCACATACAGA CTGTGAATCCAGAGGACTTGTCACAGTTAAAGCAGGAGACCAAGCAGCTGATTTTGAATGTGGAGAGAAAAATGACACTGCATTGACAGCTGGAATATCAGTAGGAGTAATAGCAGTAATCATAATGGCAGCAGCAACATACCTGTTATATAAAAGACAAATATTATATT gTACTCGGGCGCGGAATAAG GATCAACCCCCAGAAGGTGAAAATATGGTGCCAAAGCCGCCAGAA GTATAA
- the LOC111855856 gene encoding tumor necrosis factor receptor superfamily member 5-like isoform X5 has translation MCHPGTRVYRHCKAWTSTSCAPCIGSTFNDQPSGLEVCSPCTVCDGGLGMKTVRACTPSSDTVCGVLEGHYCINPYKGGCRAANKHTACKPGQFITQPGTEYTDTVCEDCSDNSYSDGSFTNCKPHTDCESRGLVTVKAGDQAADFECGEKNDTALTAGISVGVIAVIIMAAATYLLYKRQILYCTRARNKDQPPEGENMVPKPPEV, from the exons ATGTGTCACCCTG GAACTCGTGTCTACAGACATTGTAAAGCATGGACCAGCACTTCATGCGCTCCATGCATAGGTTCTACATTCAATGACCAGCCCAGTGGTCTTGAAGTGTGCAGCCCCTGTACAGTCTGTGATGGAG GCCTTGGCATGAAAACAGTGAGGGCATGTACACCCTCTTCAGATACAGTGTGTGGGGTCCTGGAAGGGCACTATTGTATTAATCCTTATAAGGGAGGGTGCAGGGCAGCCAATAAACACACAGCCTGCAAACCTGGACAGTTCATCACACAGCCTG GAACAGAATACACTGATACAGTATGTGAAGACTGCAGTGATAATTCGTACTCTGATGGCTCTTTTACAAATTGCAAACCACATACAGA CTGTGAATCCAGAGGACTTGTCACAGTTAAAGCAGGAGACCAAGCAGCTGATTTTGAATGTGGAGAGAAAAATGACACTGCATTGACAGCTGGAATATCAGTAGGAGTAATAGCAGTAATCATAATGGCAGCAGCAACATACCTGTTATATAAAAGACAAATATTATATT gTACTCGGGCGCGGAATAAG GATCAACCCCCAGAAGGTGAAAATATGGTGCCAAAGCCGCCAGAA GTATAA
- the LOC111855856 gene encoding tumor necrosis factor receptor superfamily member 14-like isoform X2, which yields MESESQILSSVIYSYFSNTGCWFSPEDVHNMLILLQTYLIILLLCVNYNPCYACGQAEYKIGDECCPMCHPGTRVYRHCKAWTSTSCAPCIGSTFNDQPSGLEVCSPCTVCDGGLGMKTVRACTPSSDTVCGVLEGHYCINPYKGGCRAANKHTACKPGQFITQPGTEYTDTVCEDCSDNSYSDGSFTNCKPHTDCESRGLVTVKAGDQAADFECGEKNDTALTAGISVGVIAVIIMAAATYLLYKRQILYCTRARNKDQPPEGENMVPKPPEV from the exons ATGGAAAGTGAATCCCAGATATTGTCATCTGTGATTTATAGTTATTTCTCAAACACTGGATGCTGGTTTTCACCAGAGGATGTTCACAACATGCTTATTCTGCTTCAG acATATTTAATTATTCTTCTTCTGTGTGTTAATTATAATCCCTGTTACGCATGCGGCCAGGCTGAATATAAAATCGGTGATGAGTGCTGTCCTATGTGTCACCCTG GAACTCGTGTCTACAGACATTGTAAAGCATGGACCAGCACTTCATGCGCTCCATGCATAGGTTCTACATTCAATGACCAGCCCAGTGGTCTTGAAGTGTGCAGCCCCTGTACAGTCTGTGATGGAG GCCTTGGCATGAAAACAGTGAGGGCATGTACACCCTCTTCAGATACAGTGTGTGGGGTCCTGGAAGGGCACTATTGTATTAATCCTTATAAGGGAGGGTGCAGGGCAGCCAATAAACACACAGCCTGCAAACCTGGACAGTTCATCACACAGCCTG GAACAGAATACACTGATACAGTATGTGAAGACTGCAGTGATAATTCGTACTCTGATGGCTCTTTTACAAATTGCAAACCACATACAGA CTGTGAATCCAGAGGACTTGTCACAGTTAAAGCAGGAGACCAAGCAGCTGATTTTGAATGTGGAGAGAAAAATGACACTGCATTGACAGCTGGAATATCAGTAGGAGTAATAGCAGTAATCATAATGGCAGCAGCAACATACCTGTTATATAAAAGACAAATATTATATT gTACTCGGGCGCGGAATAAG GATCAACCCCCAGAAGGTGAAAATATGGTGCCAAAGCCGCCAGAA GTATAA